A region of Bacillus cabrialesii DNA encodes the following proteins:
- the desE gene encoding fatty acid desaturase DesE, giving the protein MTEQTIAHKQKQLTKQVAAFAQPETKNSLIQLLNTFIPFFGLWFLAYLSLNVSYLLTLALTVIAAGFLTRIFIIFHDCCHQSFFKQKRYNHILGFLTGVLTLFPYLQWQHSHSIHHATSSNLDKRGTGDIWMLTVNEYKAASRRTKLAYRLYRNPFIMFILGPIYVFLITNRFNKKGARRKERVNTYLTNLAIAALAAVCCLIFGWQSFLLVQGPIFLISGSIGVWLFYVQHTFEDSYFEADENWSYVQAAVEGSSFYKLPKLLQWLTGNIGYHHVHHLSPKVPNYKLEIAHEQHEPLKNVPTITLKTSLQSLAFRLWDEDKKQFVSFRDIKHKPFGSPPDSAENQKLRKNA; this is encoded by the coding sequence ATGACTGAACAAACCATTGCGCATAAACAAAAACAGCTGACAAAGCAAGTCGCTGCCTTTGCTCAGCCCGAAACAAAAAACAGCCTGATTCAGCTTTTGAACACGTTTATTCCTTTTTTCGGATTGTGGTTTCTTGCTTATCTCAGCCTCAACGTCTCCTATCTCCTTACGTTAGCATTAACAGTGATTGCCGCAGGGTTTTTGACAAGAATTTTTATTATTTTCCATGACTGCTGCCACCAATCATTTTTTAAACAAAAGCGATATAACCATATTCTCGGCTTTCTGACAGGTGTTCTGACTTTATTCCCGTATCTTCAATGGCAGCACAGCCATTCGATTCATCATGCGACAAGCAGCAATCTGGATAAACGCGGAACAGGAGACATCTGGATGCTAACAGTTAACGAATATAAAGCTGCATCCAGACGAACAAAGCTTGCATATAGACTTTATAGAAATCCGTTTATTATGTTTATACTCGGACCGATTTATGTTTTTCTCATCACCAACCGCTTTAACAAAAAAGGCGCAAGACGTAAGGAGCGTGTAAACACATACCTTACGAATCTGGCAATTGCGGCGTTGGCTGCCGTTTGCTGCCTGATCTTTGGCTGGCAATCGTTTTTGTTGGTGCAAGGCCCCATTTTTCTGATTTCCGGTTCAATCGGGGTATGGCTGTTTTATGTTCAGCACACATTTGAAGATTCTTATTTTGAAGCAGATGAAAACTGGAGCTACGTTCAGGCTGCTGTGGAAGGCAGTTCATTCTACAAACTCCCAAAACTGCTACAATGGCTGACAGGCAATATTGGTTACCACCACGTTCATCATTTGAGTCCGAAAGTGCCTAACTATAAGCTTGAAATTGCTCATGAACAGCACGAACCATTAAAAAACGTACCGACAATTACCTTAAAAACAAGCCTGCAATCACTTGCATTCCGCCTTTGGGATGAAGATAAAAAACAATTTGTGTCATTTCGGGATATCAAACATAAGCCTTTCGGCTCTCCGCCTGATTCAGCAGAAAATCAGAAGCTGCG